The following coding sequences are from one Bradyrhizobium sp. 200 window:
- a CDS encoding M1 family metallopeptidase — MKLTEASLARYFAAMLALMLVISSAARAEPVFSFNGTPGKLPKTVVPISYSIELRPDAESLALPGVEVIDIEVREPTARLTLNAVGTTFASVTVDDGIERADVTLDAAAETATFTFARPLAAGAHRLRIEFTARINKFDRGFFFVDYPTGSGMKRLLTSKLEPADARRIFPCWDEPAFKASFALAVTVPRHFLAVGNMPVTREEMLESNLKRVAFAPTPKMSTYLFVLTVGELERITAEAEGVTIGVVATTGKAAKGQFALDSAVKLLAWFNDYFGVKYPLPKLDLIAVPGGFGGAMENWGGITFFESRLLFDPATNPDSARRGIFSIIAHEMAHQWFGDLVTMAWWDNLWLNEGFATWMATKAAEQFYPQWQSWLNGYGQKQFAMALDARRTTHPIQQPIANESEAMVAFDAITYNKGQALIRMLENYLGEAAFRDGIRAYMAAHAYGNTTTADLWRALERVGHKPVTDIAASFTEQDGVPLISAETACNGDAQRLMMRQGRFVIAPARTGEAALPSRNWQVPIAVGPVGATRSPDVVLLQGSTEIPAGSCGEAIKVNFGDIGYFRVEYGQASRAALAKSLPQMSPADRVNFLADSWAMVQGRRAEPPSYLELAEAIGVDDRRAVWDQVIGVFSSLNRLSRGRAERPAVQRYIRTRLRPVLDRLGWDGGGSGDDDTTLLRGSLIWTLGELGDEEVIAEARRRFAGFLRDPQSLPGALRDSVTHVVGIAADRATYDTLLMLARKSTVTNERLRYYFAAAGARDAALANATLALALTDEVPGTIVTGLINSVASSGEQPDLVWDFLQKNYDALFAKQGPQFRDQFIANFMTNFSDDGHAAELAAFAPVQATSGGRVMAARAQETIAIAADLKGRALPAIDAWIKARK; from the coding sequence GTGAAGCTTACTGAGGCATCCTTGGCGCGCTATTTCGCTGCGATGCTCGCACTGATGCTTGTTATTTCCAGCGCCGCGCGAGCCGAGCCGGTGTTCTCTTTCAATGGCACGCCGGGCAAACTGCCGAAGACGGTCGTTCCGATCAGCTATTCAATCGAGCTGAGACCTGACGCCGAAAGCCTCGCGCTTCCCGGCGTCGAAGTGATCGACATCGAGGTGCGCGAACCGACGGCGCGGCTGACGCTCAACGCTGTCGGGACGACGTTTGCTTCCGTTACCGTGGACGACGGCATCGAGCGCGCCGACGTCACGCTCGATGCCGCGGCCGAGACGGCGACCTTCACTTTCGCGCGGCCGCTCGCAGCGGGCGCGCATCGGCTGCGCATCGAGTTTACGGCGCGGATCAACAAGTTCGACCGCGGCTTCTTCTTCGTCGATTATCCGACCGGCAGCGGCATGAAGCGGCTGTTGACGAGCAAACTCGAACCGGCGGATGCGCGGCGGATATTTCCGTGCTGGGACGAGCCGGCTTTCAAGGCGAGCTTTGCCCTGGCGGTGACGGTGCCGCGCCATTTCCTTGCGGTCGGCAACATGCCCGTCACTCGGGAGGAAATGCTCGAGTCGAACCTTAAGCGCGTCGCCTTCGCGCCCACGCCAAAAATGTCGACCTATCTGTTCGTGCTGACGGTGGGCGAACTGGAGCGGATTACGGCAGAGGCGGAAGGCGTCACGATCGGCGTCGTCGCCACCACCGGCAAGGCTGCGAAGGGGCAATTTGCGCTCGATAGCGCGGTGAAACTGCTCGCCTGGTTCAACGACTATTTCGGCGTCAAATATCCGCTGCCCAAACTCGATCTGATCGCAGTGCCCGGCGGCTTCGGCGGCGCGATGGAAAACTGGGGCGGCATCACCTTCTTCGAGAGCCGGCTGCTGTTCGATCCCGCGACCAATCCGGACAGCGCGCGGCGCGGCATCTTTTCCATCATCGCGCATGAAATGGCGCATCAATGGTTCGGCGATCTCGTCACCATGGCCTGGTGGGACAATCTCTGGCTCAACGAGGGCTTTGCGACCTGGATGGCGACGAAGGCTGCGGAGCAATTTTATCCGCAATGGCAAAGCTGGCTGAACGGCTACGGCCAGAAGCAGTTCGCCATGGCGCTCGACGCTCGCCGCACCACGCACCCGATCCAGCAGCCGATCGCCAATGAGAGCGAAGCTATGGTTGCGTTCGACGCCATTACCTACAACAAGGGGCAGGCGCTGATCCGCATGCTGGAAAATTACCTCGGCGAAGCGGCGTTCCGCGACGGTATCCGCGCCTACATGGCCGCGCATGCCTATGGCAACACCACCACGGCCGATCTCTGGCGGGCGCTGGAGCGCGTGGGCCACAAGCCCGTGACCGATATCGCGGCGTCCTTTACCGAGCAGGACGGCGTGCCGTTGATATCGGCCGAAACCGCCTGCAACGGCGATGCGCAGCGGCTGATGATGCGGCAGGGCCGCTTCGTAATCGCGCCGGCGCGAACCGGTGAGGCGGCCCTGCCGTCCCGCAACTGGCAGGTGCCGATCGCGGTCGGGCCGGTGGGTGCGACGCGATCGCCGGATGTCGTGCTGCTGCAAGGCTCCACCGAGATCCCGGCCGGATCCTGCGGTGAGGCGATCAAGGTCAATTTTGGCGATATCGGCTATTTCCGCGTCGAATACGGACAGGCGAGCAGGGCGGCATTGGCGAAGTCACTGCCGCAGATGTCACCCGCCGACCGCGTCAATTTCCTGGCCGATAGCTGGGCGATGGTGCAGGGCCGCCGCGCCGAGCCGCCATCCTACCTTGAACTGGCGGAGGCCATCGGTGTCGATGACCGCCGTGCGGTTTGGGATCAGGTCATCGGCGTATTCTCCTCGCTCAATCGTCTGTCGCGCGGCCGTGCCGAGCGCCCGGCCGTGCAGCGCTACATCCGCACTCGATTGCGGCCGGTGCTCGACCGGCTCGGCTGGGATGGCGGCGGCTCCGGCGATGACGACACCACCTTGCTGCGCGGCAGCCTGATCTGGACGCTCGGTGAACTCGGCGACGAGGAGGTCATCGCCGAAGCAAGGCGGCGGTTCGCCGGTTTCCTCCGCGACCCGCAATCGCTGCCGGGAGCGTTGCGCGATTCCGTCACCCATGTCGTCGGCATCGCGGCGGATCGTGCGACCTACGACACGCTGCTGATGCTGGCGCGCAAGAGCACCGTCACCAATGAGCGGCTGCGTTATTATTTCGCTGCGGCCGGCGCGCGCGACGCGGCGCTCGCGAATGCCACGCTGGCCCTGGCCCTGACGGACGAAGTACCGGGAACGATCGTCACCGGTCTGATCAATTCGGTTGCTTCATCCGGGGAGCAGCCTGATCTGGTGTGGGACTTCCTGCAGAAGAATTATGATGCCTTGTTCGCAAAGCAGGGGCCTCAGTTTCGCGACCAGTTCATTGCGAACTTCATGACGAACTTCAGCGACGACGGCCATGCCGCCGAACTTGCCGCCTTCGCGCCCGTTCAGGCAACCTCGGGCGGACGCGTGATGGCGGCCCGCGCGCAGGAGACGATCGCGATTGCGGCCGACCTCAAGGGCCGTGCGCTGCCGGCGATCGATGCCTGGATCAAGGCGCGCAAGTGA
- a CDS encoding BTAD domain-containing putative transcriptional regulator — protein MPASANAMTADNATAAPESAPRLSVSLVGRLGVRFNGRPIELRTRKAGAVLSYLALSEAKQESRERLVGMLWSRSDEEKARASLRQVVRELRSMLEDAGYDGFVAERLMIGLDVGRIEVDIESVIQLAETGRVHPLLLDTPQLDGRLLEGMDDLDPSFRVWVLAKRQTIHERLMRNLDEGLTSASVPVDSKKRIAAAIVNLDPTHEYACRYLMRAHAEEGDVAGALRIYKALWDLLDRDYAMEPSSATEELVANIKLGILERAPADRAASAANDEFAVRMIRGSTFQPAVAMSPPANAPAKTRLVLLPFAMHGVDEDHSHLVQGFSQHLAACLVRFREWSVVDRPPAAVVLPASGTAPQYCIETTAYQAGAEINIVMVLRDDTMGIYVWSESFRLGLGNWFETQQRIIRRIATSLNVQLSTERLMRLAGEPDVSLDLHDRWLRGQNLIAKFDQESWQRAVVIFRDSIRENPAFSPFYSSLVQMNNIEHLVHPGVLRNLDKAKATLELAKTAVELDPVDSRAHLCCGWSYTFALREAEAAPHMDLACELNDNDPWTLLSSAHYCAFCGSIEQAQLRASQSLALSLAPSRLEWGYHCIIRCLCGDYAGAIEACDSAHNVIQTLPAWRAVALFELGQPELAREEAQRFLNGIRSFWVGSGAPTDVAITRWLLQAHPINIRARWETLRRSLRGAGFPVEGIAPLCW, from the coding sequence ATGCCGGCCAGCGCAAACGCCATGACAGCAGACAACGCCACGGCGGCGCCCGAAAGCGCTCCGCGCCTGTCCGTGTCGCTGGTCGGACGGCTCGGCGTGCGGTTCAACGGCCGGCCGATCGAACTGCGTACCCGTAAGGCGGGTGCGGTCCTGAGCTACCTCGCATTATCGGAGGCGAAGCAGGAAAGCCGCGAGCGGCTGGTCGGAATGCTCTGGAGTCGTTCGGACGAGGAAAAAGCGCGCGCCTCGCTGCGTCAGGTCGTTCGTGAACTGCGGTCGATGCTCGAGGACGCCGGATATGACGGCTTCGTCGCGGAGCGGCTGATGATCGGCCTCGACGTCGGACGAATCGAAGTCGATATCGAAAGCGTGATTCAACTCGCCGAAACCGGACGCGTTCACCCGCTGCTGCTCGATACTCCGCAACTCGACGGACGCTTGCTCGAGGGAATGGACGATCTCGACCCGTCATTCCGGGTCTGGGTGCTGGCCAAGCGGCAGACCATCCATGAACGGCTGATGCGAAATCTCGACGAAGGTCTGACCTCCGCGAGCGTGCCCGTCGACTCCAAGAAGAGGATCGCGGCCGCGATCGTCAATCTCGATCCGACTCATGAATATGCCTGCCGTTATCTGATGCGGGCGCATGCGGAAGAGGGCGATGTCGCCGGTGCGCTGCGCATTTACAAGGCGCTGTGGGATCTGCTGGACCGCGACTACGCGATGGAGCCGTCGTCGGCCACCGAAGAACTCGTCGCGAACATCAAGCTCGGCATTCTGGAGCGCGCGCCGGCCGATCGGGCCGCGTCGGCAGCGAATGACGAATTCGCCGTCAGGATGATCAGGGGCTCCACTTTCCAGCCGGCGGTGGCGATGTCGCCACCGGCCAATGCACCTGCCAAGACGCGCCTGGTGCTGCTGCCCTTTGCGATGCATGGCGTCGACGAGGATCACAGCCATCTGGTGCAGGGGTTCTCCCAACATCTCGCCGCCTGTCTCGTGCGCTTCCGCGAATGGAGCGTCGTCGATCGTCCGCCCGCGGCCGTCGTGCTTCCCGCCTCGGGCACGGCGCCGCAATACTGCATCGAAACCACCGCCTACCAGGCGGGCGCCGAAATCAACATCGTGATGGTGTTGCGGGACGATACCATGGGGATCTATGTCTGGAGCGAAAGCTTCCGGCTCGGCCTCGGCAACTGGTTTGAAACCCAGCAGCGCATCATCCGCCGCATCGCGACCTCCTTGAACGTGCAGTTGTCGACCGAGCGGCTGATGCGGCTGGCAGGCGAGCCCGACGTTTCGCTCGATCTTCACGACCGCTGGCTGCGCGGCCAGAATCTCATCGCGAAGTTCGACCAGGAAAGCTGGCAGCGGGCGGTCGTGATCTTCCGCGACTCGATCCGGGAAAATCCTGCTTTCTCGCCGTTCTACAGCAGCCTTGTGCAGATGAACAACATCGAGCATCTCGTGCATCCCGGGGTTCTTCGCAATCTCGACAAGGCAAAGGCGACCCTTGAGCTGGCGAAGACAGCCGTTGAACTCGATCCGGTCGATTCCAGGGCGCATCTCTGTTGCGGCTGGTCCTATACGTTTGCGTTGCGCGAGGCCGAGGCGGCGCCGCACATGGACCTCGCTTGCGAGCTGAACGACAACGATCCGTGGACGCTGCTGTCCAGCGCTCACTATTGCGCTTTCTGCGGCTCGATCGAACAAGCTCAGCTACGCGCCAGCCAATCGCTTGCCCTTTCGCTGGCGCCCTCACGCCTCGAATGGGGCTATCACTGCATCATTCGCTGCCTGTGCGGCGACTATGCGGGCGCCATAGAGGCCTGCGACAGCGCGCACAACGTCATTCAGACGCTGCCCGCATGGCGTGCGGTCGCGCTGTTCGAGCTGGGGCAGCCCGAGTTGGCGCGCGAGGAAGCGCAGCGATTTCTGAACGGCATTCGCTCGTTTTGGGTTGGGTCAGGCGCGCCGACCGACGTGGCCATCACACGCTGGCTCCTGCAAGCGCACCCCATCAACATCAGGGCGCGGTGGGAAACCCTGCGCCGCAGCTTGCGCGGCGCCGGGTTTCCGGTCGAAGGCATTGCGCCATTGTGCTGGTGA
- a CDS encoding YcaO-like family protein, with product MSGTENAMQELFARAASLLLGNDVDAAGDHDAGLVLQALEYGAESSNAETANRAHLLIAASRFARVFELAAPDAPGLFSFGAQFDPALADPLHEASPMVGVSGVGLTLREAFQGCIGEGIEYLSQLQTGTDLLLKLGVDDGAGKFGSNALELISTLSERRMQPERVLSWYRATRLTDGGEVWLPADICLRRPPAQRDFAPPFPLSIGSAAGPSRDAAALHGLLELIERDAAGLWWRGGQLPRSIPPQHKADIAAEGLLRQLRHGASVQRRTWLLDITTDIGVPCVAAVSCRADGSGFTLGLAARPALEAAVRSAVLEMCQLELADAVVIAKRSERGDDALNAQDRTHLQRATINADQCRLLQPVAEYATHLPLRATEASVIFGLIVQRLKKLGIETFCLDLTRQRFAVPVVRIIAPGLQLEPSEIVTARLQDVIARTGGGATYTGGISLM from the coding sequence GTGAGCGGCACCGAAAATGCGATGCAGGAATTGTTTGCACGAGCGGCATCGTTGCTTCTTGGCAACGATGTGGACGCCGCCGGCGATCACGATGCCGGACTTGTCCTGCAGGCGCTGGAATATGGCGCGGAATCAAGCAACGCGGAGACCGCGAATCGCGCTCATTTGCTCATAGCTGCGTCCCGATTTGCGCGGGTGTTCGAACTGGCCGCGCCCGATGCGCCCGGCCTGTTCAGCTTTGGTGCGCAATTCGATCCCGCGCTTGCCGATCCCTTGCATGAAGCAAGCCCGATGGTCGGCGTGTCAGGCGTCGGCCTGACGTTGCGGGAAGCATTTCAGGGCTGCATCGGCGAGGGAATCGAGTATCTCTCCCAATTGCAGACCGGAACGGACCTGCTGCTCAAATTAGGTGTTGATGACGGGGCCGGAAAATTCGGTTCGAACGCGTTGGAGCTGATCTCCACCCTTTCCGAACGCCGCATGCAACCGGAGCGAGTGCTCTCCTGGTACCGAGCAACGAGGCTGACCGACGGAGGCGAAGTGTGGCTTCCGGCGGACATCTGCCTGCGGCGTCCGCCGGCGCAGCGCGACTTTGCGCCACCGTTTCCCTTGAGCATCGGATCGGCCGCCGGTCCGTCACGGGACGCCGCGGCACTGCACGGCCTGCTCGAATTGATCGAGCGCGATGCGGCCGGCCTGTGGTGGCGGGGCGGTCAGTTACCCCGCTCGATTCCGCCGCAGCATAAAGCCGACATCGCGGCGGAAGGTTTGTTGCGGCAGCTCCGGCACGGCGCATCGGTGCAGCGCCGGACATGGCTGCTCGATATCACGACGGATATCGGCGTGCCCTGCGTCGCGGCAGTCTCCTGCCGGGCGGACGGTTCCGGCTTTACCCTCGGCCTCGCTGCGCGGCCCGCGCTCGAGGCCGCGGTCCGCTCCGCTGTGCTCGAAATGTGTCAGCTCGAATTGGCCGACGCCGTCGTTATAGCCAAACGAAGCGAGCGCGGCGACGATGCGCTCAACGCCCAGGATCGCACCCACCTGCAGCGCGCGACGATCAATGCCGATCAGTGCAGACTGTTGCAGCCGGTCGCGGAGTACGCGACCCATCTGCCGCTTCGCGCAACTGAAGCGAGCGTCATATTTGGATTGATCGTACAGCGTTTGAAAAAACTGGGAATCGAGACATTTTGCCTTGATCTCACGCGTCAGCGCTTCGCCGTTCCGGTGGTTCGCATCATTGCCCCAGGCCTGCAACTCGAGCCATCCGAAATCGTCACGGCCAGGCTGCAGGACGTGATTGCGCGAACCGGAGGCGGCGCAACCTATACCGGGGGCATCTCTTTGATGTAG
- a CDS encoding helix-turn-helix transcriptional regulator, with the protein MATRKSGPLDAMVGARIRMLRVNRGMSQTMLAERIGVSFQQVQKYERGANRVGASRLSQIAAVLGVSVGELFESSRAGPPRSNSPIHLLAEPDALRVLKAYARTTSPRVRLCIAKLVESIAARTSRAKATVARLHAVDRGERRRFPSRG; encoded by the coding sequence ATGGCGACGAGGAAGTCTGGCCCGCTCGATGCAATGGTGGGCGCCAGAATTCGGATGTTACGGGTCAATCGCGGCATGAGCCAAACCATGCTCGCCGAACGGATTGGCGTCAGCTTTCAACAGGTGCAGAAATACGAGCGGGGCGCCAACCGGGTAGGCGCCAGCCGTTTGTCACAGATCGCCGCCGTGCTGGGCGTTTCGGTTGGCGAGTTGTTCGAATCTTCCCGGGCTGGACCTCCCCGATCGAACTCACCGATTCACCTGCTCGCCGAGCCGGACGCCTTGCGCGTTCTCAAGGCCTATGCGCGGACGACCAGTCCGCGCGTGCGGCTTTGCATCGCGAAGCTGGTTGAAAGCATCGCCGCTCGAACTTCCCGGGCCAAAGCCACGGTTGCGCGTCTGCATGCTGTCGATCGTGGTGAGCGGCGGAGGTTTCCCTCGCGAGGATAG
- the pgm gene encoding phosphoglucomutase (alpha-D-glucose-1,6-bisphosphate-dependent), with product MTAPNPAAGKPVAPASLVNVPQLVTAYFASKPDLSDPTQRVAFGTSGHRGTSLKNSFNENHILATTQAICDYRRETGLTGPLFVGIDTHALAEPALASAVEVFAANGVDIMVDERGGYTPTPVISHAILSYNKGRTSGLADGVVITPSHNPPEDGGYKYNPPHGGPADTDVTAKVEKAANAYMEADMKGVARVPYARARKASSTHLHDYIGPYVADLGNTVDMALIKSSGVKIGIDPLGGAAVHYWAPLIERYGIDATVVNDAVDPTFRFMTADWDGKIRMDCSSPFAMASLIAMRDRYDVAFANDTDADRHGIVTRSNGLMNPNHFLAAAIAYLFEHRPQWGSSAAIGKTIVSSSIIDRVAGKLNRKLVETPVGFKWFVEGLGTGAFGFAGEESAGASFLKRDGSVWTTDKDGMVMGLLAAEILGRTGRDPSQLFANLTAELGVPYYERIDVPATPKQKSALKALGPEQLDMRQLAGDPVSAIRTRAPGNDQSFGGIKVESEAGWFAARPSGTEDVYKIYAESFRDQNHLKMIQQDAQRAIAKAF from the coding sequence GTGACTGCCCCCAATCCCGCTGCCGGCAAACCGGTCGCTCCCGCCTCTCTCGTCAACGTGCCGCAGTTGGTAACGGCCTATTTTGCGTCGAAACCGGATCTGTCCGATCCCACCCAGCGCGTTGCCTTTGGAACGTCGGGGCATCGCGGGACATCGCTGAAGAACTCGTTCAACGAAAACCATATCCTGGCGACGACGCAGGCGATCTGCGATTACCGCCGCGAGACCGGGCTGACGGGCCCGCTGTTCGTCGGCATCGATACCCATGCGCTCGCCGAGCCGGCGCTGGCGAGCGCGGTGGAAGTGTTTGCCGCCAACGGCGTCGACATCATGGTCGACGAGCGTGGCGGCTACACGCCGACGCCGGTCATCTCGCATGCAATCCTGAGCTACAACAAGGGCCGAACGAGCGGGCTTGCTGATGGCGTTGTCATCACGCCGTCGCACAATCCGCCCGAGGATGGCGGATACAAATATAACCCGCCGCATGGCGGCCCGGCCGACACCGACGTGACGGCGAAGGTCGAAAAGGCCGCCAACGCCTACATGGAAGCCGACATGAAGGGCGTTGCGCGGGTGCCATATGCACGCGCCCGCAAGGCGTCCTCGACGCATCTGCACGACTACATCGGTCCCTATGTCGCCGACCTCGGCAATACCGTGGACATGGCGCTGATCAAGTCCTCCGGCGTCAAGATCGGCATCGATCCGCTTGGTGGCGCGGCCGTTCACTACTGGGCGCCGCTGATCGAGCGTTATGGAATCGATGCGACCGTCGTCAACGATGCCGTCGATCCGACGTTCCGTTTCATGACGGCGGACTGGGACGGAAAAATCCGCATGGATTGTTCCTCACCGTTCGCGATGGCGAGCTTGATTGCAATGCGCGACAGGTACGACGTCGCCTTTGCCAATGACACCGATGCCGACCGGCACGGCATCGTGACGCGCTCGAACGGCCTGATGAATCCGAATCATTTTCTCGCCGCGGCGATCGCCTATCTGTTCGAGCATCGGCCGCAATGGGGCAGCAGCGCCGCGATCGGCAAGACCATCGTCTCCAGCTCGATCATCGACCGCGTCGCAGGCAAGCTGAACCGCAAGCTGGTCGAAACCCCGGTCGGCTTCAAATGGTTCGTCGAAGGCCTCGGCACCGGTGCGTTCGGATTCGCCGGCGAGGAAAGCGCCGGCGCATCGTTCCTCAAGCGCGACGGCTCGGTCTGGACGACCGACAAGGACGGCATGGTGATGGGGCTGCTTGCCGCCGAAATCCTTGGCCGCACCGGCCGCGACCCAAGCCAGTTGTTTGCCAACCTCACGGCCGAACTCGGCGTGCCCTACTACGAGCGAATCGACGTGCCGGCGACGCCGAAACAGAAAAGTGCGCTGAAGGCGCTCGGGCCGGAGCAGCTCGACATGCGCCAGCTTGCCGGTGACCCGGTCAGCGCGATTCGGACCCGGGCGCCGGGTAACGATCAATCCTTCGGCGGCATCAAGGTCGAATCCGAGGCGGGATGGTTTGCCGCGCGGCCATCGGGCACCGAAGACGTCTACAAGATTTACGCCGAGAGTTTCCGGGACCAGAACCATCTGAAGATGATTCAGCAGGACGCCCAGCGCGCTATCGCGAAGGCGTTCTGA
- a CDS encoding DUF3551 domain-containing protein, whose product MRVLACTILTIGTLLVAAPTRAQTYDPSFPVCLQTYAIGGGSIDCSFTSLGQCAASASGRAALCLNNPYFAQGGRKPPRQRGVY is encoded by the coding sequence ATGCGCGTATTGGCTTGCACGATCCTGACGATCGGAACGCTGCTGGTCGCAGCGCCGACGCGCGCTCAGACCTACGATCCAAGTTTCCCGGTCTGCCTGCAAACCTACGCCATTGGCGGCGGCTCTATCGACTGCAGCTTCACTTCGCTGGGGCAGTGTGCTGCGTCCGCATCGGGCCGCGCGGCGCTGTGCCTGAACAATCCGTACTTCGCGCAGGGCGGCAGGAAACCGCCTCGGCAACGCGGCGTTTACTAG
- a CDS encoding thioesterase family protein, with amino-acid sequence MARFESLTLSELPSGIWRTRLPVRFGSCDPAGIVYTPEYLNLFNGVIEDWYGDALGLPYHELVVTRRTGLGYAHVSADFARPSSMGDVLDVAVIVRDIGRTSVKLTVHAFKDGTECVRATFVTVTTSLVDHKSIALPDDMRLALKKYQASCDEPASTASTSLRYGPSSLPA; translated from the coding sequence ATGGCCCGTTTTGAATCCCTGACGCTCTCCGAACTGCCGAGCGGCATCTGGCGCACGCGCCTGCCGGTGCGCTTCGGCTCCTGCGATCCGGCCGGAATCGTCTACACGCCGGAGTATCTCAATTTGTTCAACGGCGTCATCGAGGACTGGTACGGCGATGCGCTGGGACTTCCCTATCATGAGCTGGTCGTAACGCGGCGGACCGGGCTCGGCTATGCCCATGTCTCGGCGGATTTCGCCAGGCCCAGCAGCATGGGTGACGTGCTCGACGTCGCTGTCATCGTGCGCGATATCGGACGCACCTCGGTGAAGCTCACGGTTCACGCGTTCAAGGACGGCACTGAGTGTGTACGCGCCACCTTCGTGACGGTGACGACTTCGCTGGTGGATCACAAATCGATTGCGTTGCCCGACGACATGCGTCTCGCGTTGAAAAAATATCAGGCGAGTTGCGACGAGCCCGCCAGCACGGCCTCAACAAGCCTGAGATACGGACCGAGCAGCCTGCCGGCGTGA
- a CDS encoding MarR family transcriptional regulator, whose product MAGKEIALIDEENMTGEDADNRAQVRVWLRLLACTSLIGAELRRQFREEFDFTMPRFDVLAQLDRVPVGLVLGELPKRLMVTAGNLTPIVDRLVEDGFITRSPSPLDRRVQIVCMTAEGRKAFRRMAKKHGLWLASLLAEFPKERLDGLVRELDDLRNAVKRTMEQARP is encoded by the coding sequence ATGGCCGGCAAGGAGATCGCGCTGATCGATGAAGAGAACATGACCGGGGAAGACGCGGATAACCGCGCCCAGGTCAGGGTATGGCTTCGCCTCCTCGCCTGCACGTCGTTGATCGGCGCCGAGCTTCGGCGCCAGTTCCGCGAGGAGTTCGACTTCACGATGCCGCGCTTTGACGTGCTGGCACAGCTCGATCGCGTGCCCGTAGGGCTGGTGCTGGGCGAGCTGCCGAAGCGGTTGATGGTCACGGCCGGGAATCTGACCCCGATCGTGGATCGTCTGGTCGAAGACGGTTTCATCACGCGGTCGCCATCGCCGCTCGACCGTCGCGTGCAGATCGTCTGCATGACGGCCGAGGGCAGGAAGGCGTTCAGACGGATGGCGAAGAAGCACGGGCTCTGGCTGGCTTCGCTACTGGCCGAATTTCCGAAAGAGCGGCTCGACGGATTGGTCAGGGAGCTCGACGACCTGAGGAACGCCGTGAAACGTACGATGGAGCAAGCCCGCCCTTGA